Proteins from one Paenibacillus amylolyticus genomic window:
- a CDS encoding DUF4183 domain-containing protein produces the protein MPLVTPFQNSLRFAATIGDGTGTGATFAIAATAFTNDAGVAATAFPGTYNYYNLYINGLMQTADTSSATTTTITIPGGDALNDGNPIVVQFVVS, from the coding sequence ATGCCACTCGTGACACCATTTCAGAACAGTTTGAGATTTGCTGCAACCATTGGTGATGGAACCGGGACTGGAGCGACGTTTGCGATAGCTGCGACTGCCTTTACAAACGACGCGGGTGTAGCTGCAACCGCATTCCCAGGCACCTACAACTACTACAATCTTTATATTAATGGCCTTATGCAAACAGCAGATACGTCCTCGGCTACGACGACTACAATTACAATTCCCGGTGGAGATGCATTGAATGATGGGAATCCAATTGTCGTACAATTTGTAGTGTCTTAA
- a CDS encoding DUF2207 domain-containing protein encodes MKYVLSTSIASTNHQVPALAQGQAAVLQDGWILRFSEPLMWVLLAMFIVQCLIWIRNYLSKGTYSDEEVEQADPLFLAYLRSKGRLKLRDTQASLFQLTRSRVLSLRIVQAKKRYRDDKYGPNTTLEYRNEQPDAAVNADERQLLQWMLKEYSFGQQRFRLDALAGPSSQQSSQYGEMQHYRRKEKVIGQELEAWKNSVLETRQDWNSLIRTPLLLRLLVMLVFPVLFILTCALCFTNGAGIQESIALAVTLVLWLVALKRIRVRWPYQLASVGLLVTITLSPTGTAENSMLIGVIFLSLLLRLILPARVVGSSARDWAVSMRRWRRRYKKGIPVDRLHESAENMERILQTALVLGIGSRCARKTDWSPLDNHVDPELRRLVQLKAEQVDSVPVSSTLTHAPLLALTLHLRGVFRPMLAAEYPYDRLNYVTGTLETGSPGGSTVYSGSSTGYDSGHSHHHHDSSGGHHYGSDHGDSGDSGGGDSGGGGD; translated from the coding sequence GTGAAGTACGTGTTATCGACATCTATCGCTTCAACAAACCATCAAGTACCAGCCCTCGCACAGGGACAAGCCGCGGTATTGCAGGATGGTTGGATTCTTCGCTTTAGTGAGCCATTGATGTGGGTGCTGCTCGCGATGTTCATTGTGCAATGTCTAATCTGGATTCGGAATTACTTAAGCAAAGGTACATATTCGGATGAAGAAGTGGAGCAGGCGGACCCTTTGTTTCTGGCTTATTTACGTAGTAAGGGACGATTGAAGTTGAGGGATACACAGGCGTCGTTATTCCAGTTAACCCGTTCTCGGGTGTTATCCCTGCGTATCGTGCAAGCCAAAAAGAGATATCGGGATGACAAATATGGGCCAAATACCACACTGGAGTATCGAAATGAGCAGCCTGATGCTGCGGTAAATGCAGACGAACGCCAACTGTTGCAATGGATGCTGAAAGAATATAGCTTCGGTCAACAGCGATTCCGACTGGATGCGCTGGCAGGACCAAGCTCGCAGCAAAGTTCACAGTACGGAGAGATGCAGCATTATCGTCGTAAGGAAAAAGTAATAGGGCAGGAATTAGAGGCATGGAAGAATAGCGTTCTTGAGACACGGCAGGATTGGAACAGTCTGATCCGAACGCCGCTTCTGCTCCGCCTGCTTGTGATGCTCGTATTTCCTGTGTTGTTTATCCTGACCTGCGCATTGTGCTTCACCAATGGGGCTGGGATTCAGGAGAGTATCGCTCTTGCTGTGACGTTGGTGCTCTGGTTGGTGGCTTTAAAACGAATTCGAGTGCGCTGGCCTTATCAGCTGGCTAGTGTAGGATTGCTGGTCACAATAACACTGTCCCCTACGGGGACAGCCGAGAACAGTATGCTCATTGGCGTAATTTTCTTGTCGCTGTTACTGCGTCTAATCTTGCCTGCTCGTGTAGTAGGTTCCTCTGCCCGGGATTGGGCTGTCTCCATGCGCCGCTGGCGCAGACGCTATAAGAAAGGCATTCCAGTAGATCGTCTGCACGAATCTGCAGAGAACATGGAACGCATTTTACAGACGGCTCTGGTGCTCGGGATTGGATCCCGTTGTGCACGTAAGACCGATTGGAGCCCACTCGATAATCATGTCGATCCCGAACTCAGACGTTTGGTGCAACTGAAAGCGGAACAAGTCGACAGCGTGCCTGTTTCTTCCACACTTACACACGCCCCATTATTAGCGCTAACATTGCATCTACGTGGAGTATTTCGTCCCATGTTAGCTGCGGAGTATCCATATGACCGTTTGAATTATGTGACTGGAACGTTGGAAACGGGGTCACCCGGTGGCAGCACGGTATATAGCGGCAGCTCAACAGGGTATGATAGCGGGCATTCACATCACCATCACGACAGTTCTGGTGGACACCATTATGGATCGGATCATGGAGATTCTGGGGATTCCGGTGGAGGCGACTCAGGTGGCGGTGGAGATTAA
- a CDS encoding DUF4362 domain-containing protein, which yields MRKCLLTLCIWIGLLTGCNPIHQQTIDSEEVMTSFPDIIEPHNPEQAEQSGDVVVLMNGMRNGDKWRTFLKHVSKEQPSQVRVTQYTIEGGPVIQELVYDGKVIQTTYDDSRDMYGSGQGETTNTCKGIGTIKSEQGRTFYVLTDCEKENIFSLPK from the coding sequence ATGAGAAAGTGCCTACTCACTCTATGTATATGGATTGGGTTGTTAACAGGTTGTAATCCGATTCATCAGCAGACCATCGATTCTGAAGAAGTCATGACTTCTTTTCCAGACATTATTGAACCGCATAACCCTGAACAAGCAGAGCAGAGTGGAGATGTGGTTGTACTCATGAACGGTATGCGAAACGGCGACAAGTGGAGGACATTCCTGAAGCACGTGAGCAAAGAGCAACCGAGTCAGGTCCGGGTAACCCAGTACACGATTGAAGGTGGGCCTGTGATCCAAGAACTGGTATATGATGGCAAGGTGATTCAAACCACATATGATGATTCACGAGATATGTATGGTTCAGGGCAGGGTGAAACTACAAATACGTGTAAAGGCATCGGTACGATAAAAAGTGAACAAGGGCGTACATTCTATGTGTTAACCGATTGTGAAAAGGAAAATATCTTCTCTCTTCCGAAGTAA
- a CDS encoding glycoside hydrolase family 2 TIM barrel-domain containing protein, with protein MNQKRLFNEGWQFAKSKLDVTEPAGLVYEPVELPHDWLIYNTLELYEDSIGWYRKTFHYSKDEQQLLLCFDGVYMDSSVYVNGQLVGEWKYGYSAFEHEITNALVEGDNEIVVKVVHQSPNSRWYSGAGIYRNVWLKTRDRNHIVTDGTYVSIQKQPDGWKVEVDTELNLEQKQQAELVHTIRFEGQVVASSQANVTASVGSNAVVSTDSQQIIVLNPNLWSPDAPHLYELVTELKLISEDQSEEIIETVSQRIGFKDVKLDPSEGFYLNGVHTKMNGVCEHHDLGALGAAFNLTALRRRFVLLKEMGVNAIRTAHNMPAKEFMELADEMGMLIVSEAFDMWERAKTPYDYARFFPEWAHTDVKSWVKRDRNHVSLIMWSIGNEIYDTHADERGQEVTRMLMDYVLEYDPKGNAGVTIGSNYMPWENAQKCADIVKLAGYNYAEKYYDQHHAEHPDWIIYGSETSSVVQSRGIYHFPFEQPILADDDEQCSALGNSTTSWGAKSAEYCILAERDRPYSLGQFLWTGFDYIGEPTPYHTKNSYFGQLDTATFPKDAYYIYQAAWTDYKKSPMVHLFPYWDFNPGQIIDVRVCSNAPKIELQLNGATIGTYDIDHAHGTQLSGWWKVPYEEGELKAIAYDENGVVIATDVQRSFTDAKKIRLQADREQLQASGTDLIFVEITVEDEAGHPVHNANNRVQVQVSGAGRLQGLDNGDSTDYDPYKGLSRRLFSGKLMAIIGATDEVGTVRIEVSSEGLEGAAAEYEVQVVGATDVDSDEKEVQEVFMVNEERPVLTGSAQEIPLRKIEIISESGQLLDPSNPELFVTVKLYPENASYRDIEWAAVNDGGIESNIAKVEVMPAGTDGNGENQHTVKVSAIGDGAFRLRATSANGTDKTKLISQLEFKAEGLGTAYKDPYGFITGGLYDYTKGEVGNGNERGVATSRDGETHVGFRNIDFGPYGSDTITIPIFALSSEEYFMQIWEGMPDEEGSTMIADVVYDKESKWNVYQEETYKLSKRLSGITSICFVLKQKIHIKGFSFERQSRAFEQNAAASCDHLYGDTFKIEGDRVEGIGNNVSLEFENMDFTSEGTSKLVIHGHSPIDINTIHIRFAGADGQSNQLVEFTQSEGYEERVFELERVTGVQKVIFIFLPGSQFDFDWFRFEK; from the coding sequence ATGAATCAGAAGCGACTTTTTAATGAGGGATGGCAATTTGCGAAAAGTAAGCTGGACGTTACGGAACCTGCAGGTCTGGTGTATGAACCTGTGGAGCTTCCCCATGATTGGCTGATATATAATACGCTCGAACTGTACGAGGATAGCATTGGATGGTATCGCAAAACGTTTCATTACTCGAAGGATGAGCAGCAGCTACTGCTCTGTTTTGATGGCGTATACATGGATTCGTCCGTGTATGTGAATGGGCAGCTGGTTGGGGAGTGGAAGTATGGATATTCCGCGTTTGAACATGAGATCACGAATGCACTGGTGGAAGGTGACAATGAGATTGTGGTCAAAGTGGTGCACCAGAGCCCGAACAGCAGATGGTATTCCGGGGCTGGAATCTATCGCAACGTGTGGCTGAAGACACGGGACCGCAACCATATTGTGACGGATGGAACGTATGTATCGATTCAGAAGCAGCCGGATGGCTGGAAAGTGGAAGTGGATACGGAACTGAACCTGGAACAGAAACAGCAGGCAGAGCTGGTGCATACGATCCGGTTTGAAGGTCAAGTGGTGGCATCCAGCCAAGCGAATGTTACGGCTTCGGTGGGTTCGAACGCGGTTGTATCGACAGATAGCCAACAGATTATTGTTTTGAATCCTAACCTGTGGAGCCCGGATGCCCCACATCTGTATGAGCTGGTCACGGAGCTGAAACTGATCTCGGAAGATCAGAGCGAAGAGATTATTGAGACTGTGTCCCAGCGTATCGGATTCAAGGACGTTAAGCTGGATCCGAGTGAAGGATTCTATCTGAATGGGGTCCATACGAAGATGAACGGCGTGTGTGAACACCATGATCTCGGGGCATTGGGAGCGGCGTTTAACCTGACGGCACTGCGTAGAAGATTCGTTTTGCTCAAAGAAATGGGTGTTAACGCCATCCGGACCGCACATAATATGCCGGCCAAAGAGTTTATGGAACTCGCGGATGAGATGGGTATGCTGATTGTGTCCGAAGCCTTCGACATGTGGGAGCGGGCGAAAACGCCATATGACTATGCGAGATTCTTCCCGGAGTGGGCGCATACGGATGTGAAGAGCTGGGTGAAACGTGACCGTAATCATGTCAGTCTGATCATGTGGAGTATCGGGAACGAAATCTATGATACCCATGCGGATGAGCGCGGACAGGAAGTGACTCGGATGCTGATGGATTATGTGCTGGAATACGATCCAAAAGGCAATGCGGGCGTGACCATCGGTTCGAACTACATGCCATGGGAAAATGCACAGAAATGTGCGGATATCGTGAAGCTGGCAGGCTACAACTACGCGGAAAAATACTACGACCAACACCATGCAGAACATCCAGACTGGATTATCTATGGCAGTGAGACCTCATCAGTGGTGCAGAGCCGTGGCATCTATCACTTCCCGTTTGAACAGCCGATTCTGGCCGATGATGACGAGCAGTGCTCGGCGCTTGGGAACAGCACGACAAGCTGGGGCGCGAAGTCGGCTGAATATTGCATTCTGGCTGAGCGGGATCGTCCGTATTCATTGGGCCAATTCCTGTGGACCGGATTCGACTATATTGGTGAACCGACACCGTATCATACGAAGAATTCGTATTTTGGACAGTTGGACACGGCAACGTTCCCGAAAGACGCTTATTATATCTACCAAGCAGCATGGACCGATTATAAGAAAAGTCCGATGGTTCACCTGTTCCCTTATTGGGATTTCAACCCGGGTCAGATCATTGATGTACGCGTGTGCAGCAACGCGCCGAAGATTGAGCTGCAACTCAACGGGGCGACAATTGGCACCTACGATATCGACCACGCTCATGGAACACAGCTATCCGGTTGGTGGAAAGTCCCTTATGAAGAGGGTGAGCTGAAGGCAATCGCGTATGATGAGAACGGTGTTGTGATTGCGACGGATGTACAACGATCCTTTACGGATGCGAAGAAGATTCGTCTGCAGGCGGATCGGGAGCAGCTACAGGCGAGCGGCACAGATCTTATTTTCGTGGAAATTACGGTGGAAGACGAAGCGGGTCATCCGGTGCACAATGCAAACAACCGCGTGCAGGTTCAGGTGTCCGGTGCCGGGCGATTACAGGGTCTGGATAACGGAGACAGCACGGACTATGATCCATACAAAGGGCTCAGCAGAAGGTTGTTTAGCGGTAAACTGATGGCCATTATCGGAGCAACGGATGAAGTCGGAACGGTACGGATTGAAGTATCTTCGGAAGGGTTGGAAGGTGCCGCAGCGGAGTATGAAGTGCAGGTTGTGGGTGCCACGGATGTCGATAGTGATGAAAAAGAAGTGCAAGAAGTCTTCATGGTCAATGAAGAACGTCCGGTGCTGACGGGCAGCGCTCAGGAGATTCCTTTGCGGAAAATCGAGATCATCAGCGAATCAGGACAGTTGCTCGATCCGTCCAACCCAGAGCTCTTCGTAACAGTCAAGCTGTATCCAGAGAACGCGTCCTATCGGGACATCGAATGGGCTGCTGTGAATGATGGCGGCATCGAATCCAACATTGCCAAGGTGGAAGTCATGCCTGCGGGAACGGATGGCAATGGGGAGAATCAACATACGGTGAAAGTATCTGCGATAGGTGACGGGGCGTTCCGACTTCGCGCTACCAGTGCAAATGGTACGGACAAAACCAAACTCATCTCCCAGTTGGAATTCAAAGCGGAAGGGCTCGGTACTGCCTATAAAGATCCATACGGCTTCATCACAGGCGGATTATATGATTACACCAAAGGTGAGGTTGGTAACGGGAATGAACGCGGCGTAGCCACAAGTCGGGACGGGGAGACACATGTAGGCTTCCGCAATATCGACTTTGGCCCATATGGTTCCGATACGATCACTATTCCGATCTTTGCATTGTCGAGCGAAGAGTACTTCATGCAGATCTGGGAAGGCATGCCGGATGAAGAGGGCAGCACAATGATCGCCGATGTGGTGTATGACAAGGAATCCAAATGGAATGTGTATCAGGAAGAGACGTATAAGCTGTCCAAACGCCTGAGCGGGATTACTTCGATCTGTTTTGTGTTGAAGCAGAAGATTCATATTAAAGGATTCTCATTTGAACGCCAGAGTCGTGCTTTTGAACAGAATGCGGCGGCATCCTGTGACCATCTCTATGGAGATACCTTCAAAATTGAGGGTGACCGTGTTGAAGGCATCGGGAATAATGTGTCGCTGGAGTTTGAAAACATGGACTTTACGAGCGAAGGCACCTCGAAGCTCGTTATTCATGGCCATTCACCGATTGATATCAATACGATTCATATCCGCTTCGCGGGTGCGGACGGACAGAGCAATCAACTGGTTGAGTTCACACAATCCGAAGGATATGAAGAGCGGGTGTTTGAGCTTGAACGCGTGACAGGTGTGCAAAAGGTAATCTTTATCTTCTTGCCGGGAAGTCAGTTTGACTTCGACTGGTTCCGTTTCGAGAAGTAG
- a CDS encoding IucA/IucC family protein, with product MSTLMKRSSLQAAERRIMADLMNSFLSEQLLPLESHAFIEFATAPAPFRRMYKEYEGEEHNEKGASHYKLHTQAVLCLVEAGVRQGIQWVQGSPIYEEKADGSWVLLDSPAEVSRAVLQKALSDEAYAQPGVAEFLSSLEIAVEQYALGWEQVQYLSANVPASAYEWFIKGERVAALRDRPFHPSSKAKVGFNAEDVTQYAAEFGKAISLRWVAIRLDAVQQGCEDGLSIMDVLDEVQRGMVEAEFARKGITLYEYLPMPVHPWQLQHVILPRFNEEIEAGSIVVLDVEVGYVQATSSLRSMAPLTESTLMLKLPVSVLSLGAARYLPVVKLLNGLAGERMLRQAVACDETLKDKVYMCEEQNWWGFMPESMGLFDDHPRHLAAQIRVYPSELLDESYKVIPMAALGVNLDGHHLLTEILGDNLSSADVVEFYRSTATTFYDIVMRLFKVGVVPEIHGQNCCLVLQDNQVKGLLFRDHDSVRLHQPYLDQHGIADPAYHIRPGYSNSLYNETIQKLIFYVQSLGTQVNLAPIMEALSEVYHIPETKFWEITEQAWKEALTQVQLLEDDRAELAHAVFESEAWPVKLVVRPLLEADGVPGAMPSGKGIGWNPFYKG from the coding sequence ATGTCAACATTGATGAAGCGTTCCAGTCTGCAAGCCGCTGAACGCCGGATTATGGCGGATCTGATGAATTCATTCTTGTCGGAGCAATTGCTTCCACTGGAGAGTCATGCATTCATTGAGTTTGCCACGGCACCTGCACCATTCCGGCGAATGTATAAGGAATATGAGGGCGAAGAGCATAATGAGAAGGGTGCTTCTCATTATAAATTGCATACGCAAGCCGTACTGTGTCTGGTTGAAGCAGGAGTAAGACAGGGGATTCAGTGGGTTCAGGGTTCACCGATCTACGAGGAGAAGGCAGATGGAAGCTGGGTTCTTCTTGATTCTCCGGCAGAGGTTTCACGTGCGGTGTTACAAAAGGCTTTGTCGGATGAAGCCTATGCACAACCCGGAGTGGCAGAATTCCTGTCTAGTCTGGAGATTGCTGTGGAGCAGTATGCTCTGGGCTGGGAACAAGTCCAGTATCTGTCCGCCAACGTCCCGGCATCTGCTTATGAGTGGTTTATCAAAGGTGAACGTGTTGCAGCATTGCGAGATCGTCCATTTCATCCATCGTCCAAAGCCAAGGTGGGATTCAACGCAGAAGATGTAACACAGTATGCAGCGGAATTCGGGAAGGCGATTTCACTACGCTGGGTAGCCATACGACTGGATGCCGTGCAGCAAGGTTGCGAAGATGGACTATCCATTATGGACGTGTTAGACGAAGTTCAGCGCGGGATGGTGGAAGCTGAGTTTGCCCGAAAAGGGATCACGCTCTACGAATATCTGCCGATGCCTGTTCATCCGTGGCAATTACAGCATGTGATTCTGCCCCGTTTCAATGAAGAGATCGAAGCAGGTAGCATTGTCGTATTGGATGTAGAAGTAGGCTACGTACAGGCCACATCCTCTCTGCGCTCGATGGCCCCATTAACCGAATCCACTCTAATGCTCAAGTTACCCGTTAGTGTGCTGTCGCTAGGGGCTGCTCGTTATCTTCCGGTGGTCAAGCTGCTGAATGGTCTTGCGGGAGAACGGATGTTACGACAAGCCGTGGCTTGTGACGAGACATTGAAGGACAAGGTGTACATGTGCGAAGAGCAGAACTGGTGGGGCTTCATGCCAGAATCCATGGGACTGTTCGACGATCATCCCCGCCATCTGGCTGCACAGATTCGTGTGTATCCCTCTGAGTTGTTGGATGAATCCTACAAAGTCATTCCCATGGCAGCACTCGGTGTGAATCTGGATGGACATCATCTATTAACCGAGATTCTGGGGGATAATCTGAGCAGTGCAGACGTGGTGGAATTCTATAGGAGTACAGCTACGACATTCTATGATATCGTGATGCGTCTGTTCAAAGTGGGCGTTGTGCCTGAAATTCATGGTCAGAACTGCTGTCTGGTGTTACAGGATAATCAGGTAAAGGGGCTCTTGTTTCGCGATCATGATTCCGTGCGTTTGCATCAGCCTTATCTGGATCAGCATGGCATTGCAGACCCTGCTTATCATATTCGTCCGGGCTACTCGAACAGCCTGTACAACGAGACGATTCAGAAGCTGATCTTTTATGTGCAGTCTTTGGGGACGCAGGTGAATCTGGCTCCGATCATGGAGGCCCTTAGCGAGGTGTATCACATCCCGGAAACGAAGTTCTGGGAGATCACGGAGCAGGCTTGGAAGGAAGCGCTGACGCAAGTGCAGCTTCTTGAGGATGACCGGGCCGAACTCGCTCATGCGGTATTTGAGAGCGAGGCGTGGCCCGTGAAGTTAGTTGTCCGTCCGCTGCTTGAAGCGGACGGTGTGCCTGGCGCGATGCCATCGGGCAAAGGCATAGGGTGGAACCCTTTTTACAAGGGATAG
- a CDS encoding aldolase/citrate lyase family protein: MRINTLKEKIARKQPVYGLFVSIPHPVIIEMIGHAEYDFVIIDLEHAATSMESVEELIRAAELVGLTPLVRISKVERVEILKVLDCGAQGIVIPHVERLEQVEEAVHHAYYHPVGMRSLNSGRPGLFGKYPLTGYIEEANQQVMIVPMIESVEGVRQSAQILSHPQVSFVLEGAADLSQSLGVPWQTEHLDVRQALDELYTTAKQCGVPYASVTRGVEDMTLWAERGVHIYVLGDDRNTAFRAYVQKRNDYRNAGGQL, translated from the coding sequence ATGAGAATCAATACGCTGAAGGAAAAGATTGCACGTAAACAGCCTGTCTATGGTCTTTTTGTATCCATACCACACCCGGTCATCATTGAGATGATCGGACATGCGGAATATGATTTTGTCATTATTGATCTGGAACATGCGGCAACATCCATGGAGTCGGTAGAGGAATTGATTAGGGCGGCAGAACTGGTGGGGTTGACCCCGTTGGTTCGCATTTCGAAAGTGGAGCGAGTGGAGATTCTTAAAGTGCTGGATTGTGGGGCACAAGGCATCGTCATTCCGCATGTCGAGCGACTGGAGCAGGTGGAGGAAGCGGTCCATCACGCCTACTATCATCCAGTTGGAATGCGGAGTCTGAACAGTGGCCGTCCTGGTTTATTCGGGAAATATCCGCTCACTGGATACATCGAGGAAGCTAACCAACAGGTGATGATTGTGCCCATGATTGAAAGTGTGGAGGGCGTTCGGCAAAGTGCACAGATTCTGTCTCACCCTCAGGTGAGCTTTGTATTGGAAGGGGCGGCGGATCTGTCGCAGTCCCTCGGCGTGCCATGGCAGACGGAGCACCTGGATGTGAGACAGGCGCTGGATGAATTGTACACTACTGCGAAGCAGTGCGGAGTACCTTATGCATCCGTCACCAGAGGTGTGGAAGACATGACGCTCTGGGCTGAGCGGGGAGTACATATCTACGTGCTGGGTGATGATCGGAATACGGCGTTTCGGGCGTACGTCCAAAAACGGAATGACTACAGGAATGCGGGTGGGCAACTATGA
- a CDS encoding IucA/IucC family protein — protein sequence MRQFQEVLEGDGQTGSDARDGYVFIPVHPWQWEHQLESVYTRQLMDGDIVYLGPSSSPYRAQQSIRSLSNRVNSEAPYIKLALSITNTSSTRILAQHTTQNAPLISDWLDKLVREDELLQQAQFGLLKEIMGLSFRYEQLPATQYGRAYGTLGAIWRENVSVHLKQGETAWPLNALMLVQPDGVPFIQDAVERYGVAKWSEALVRTVTLPIIHLLYAHGIALESHAQNIILVLEDDLPKRMLIKDLHDGVRYVPDQLLHPERAPKLNPEPETHRKFNRYSFIYAGDVSEVRDYTYDAFFFICMTDIALAFEKFGLSEQSFWQLCASVIVDYQREHPEYAERFVAFDLFAEDALIEEMTKRRLYGDGELYFRKALNPLKVSKDALELQGMTELKGSVE from the coding sequence ATGCGGCAATTTCAAGAGGTTCTGGAGGGTGATGGGCAGACAGGTTCTGACGCGAGAGATGGATATGTGTTCATTCCGGTTCATCCATGGCAGTGGGAGCATCAGTTGGAATCGGTATATACGCGTCAATTGATGGATGGAGATATTGTGTATCTCGGGCCTTCCTCATCACCTTATCGTGCGCAGCAGTCCATCCGTTCACTATCGAACCGGGTGAATTCGGAAGCCCCGTACATCAAGCTGGCCCTCAGCATTACCAACACATCGAGCACACGTATATTGGCACAGCATACGACCCAGAACGCACCGCTGATCAGTGACTGGCTGGATAAACTCGTTCGTGAAGATGAGCTGTTGCAGCAGGCGCAGTTTGGCCTTTTGAAAGAAATCATGGGACTGTCATTCCGTTATGAGCAGTTGCCTGCAACGCAGTATGGACGGGCCTACGGCACACTTGGTGCGATCTGGCGAGAGAATGTATCGGTTCATCTGAAGCAAGGCGAGACGGCGTGGCCGCTGAATGCATTGATGTTGGTGCAGCCGGATGGTGTTCCATTTATCCAGGATGCTGTGGAACGATATGGTGTGGCAAAGTGGAGCGAGGCCCTTGTTCGCACGGTTACACTGCCAATTATCCATCTGCTCTACGCACACGGGATTGCGCTGGAATCTCATGCTCAGAATATCATTTTGGTACTGGAAGATGACCTGCCGAAACGAATGTTAATCAAGGATCTGCATGATGGTGTTCGCTATGTACCGGATCAACTGTTACACCCGGAACGGGCACCGAAGCTGAACCCCGAGCCGGAAACTCATCGCAAGTTCAATCGGTATTCCTTCATCTATGCGGGAGATGTGTCGGAAGTTCGCGACTATACGTATGATGCGTTCTTTTTTATCTGTATGACAGATATTGCGTTGGCCTTTGAGAAGTTTGGATTGTCAGAGCAGTCATTCTGGCAGCTGTGCGCAAGTGTAATTGTGGATTATCAGCGAGAGCACCCGGAATACGCAGAGCGGTTCGTGGCATTTGACCTTTTTGCCGAGGATGCATTGATTGAAGAGATGACCAAACGCCGTCTGTATGGGGATGGGGAGTTGTATTTTCGTAAGGCGCTCAATCCGCTTAAGGTATCCAAGGATGCCCTGGAATTACAGGGAATGACTGAATTAAAGGGAAGCGTCGAATGA
- a CDS encoding IucA/IucC family protein, with amino-acid sequence MGVVGYRAEAGGRTEAVYVSVQERIMRQTLEAMWFEGILDSDVRGSEWRTSGITSSSDSVVYTCEAERKFSFGRVKVKKGSIQREGVRCTDLDLFLEEIVLNSLKGANVTAFIQELLETMAKDSQCRAILPLNIPSEDRHYDALESHMTDGHLYHPSYKSRLGFSLKDNLAYGPEFNSEVALVWVAVKKELAQTAVSAGYSSEELVSAASHLGGHAAISRGSGG; translated from the coding sequence GTGGGAGTCGTGGGATACAGGGCTGAAGCAGGTGGCAGGACAGAAGCAGTCTACGTGAGTGTACAGGAACGGATCATGCGGCAGACATTGGAGGCGATGTGGTTCGAAGGTATCTTGGACAGTGATGTACGTGGGAGTGAATGGCGAACCAGCGGCATTACATCCTCTAGCGATTCTGTGGTGTACACGTGTGAAGCGGAGCGGAAGTTTTCATTTGGCCGGGTGAAGGTGAAGAAGGGTTCGATTCAAAGGGAAGGGGTTCGGTGCACCGATCTGGATCTGTTTTTGGAGGAAATTGTGCTGAATTCATTGAAGGGTGCGAATGTAACGGCATTTATCCAGGAACTGCTTGAAACGATGGCCAAGGACAGCCAGTGCCGGGCGATATTACCCTTGAACATTCCGAGTGAAGATCGGCATTATGATGCGCTCGAAAGTCACATGACCGACGGTCATCTGTATCACCCGAGTTATAAGTCGAGGTTGGGGTTTTCTCTGAAAGACAATCTGGCCTATGGCCCTGAGTTTAACTCTGAAGTTGCATTAGTCTGGGTGGCTGTGAAAAAAGAACTCGCTCAGACCGCTGTATCCGCGGGCTACAGTTCTGAAGAATTGGTAAGCGCAGCATCTCACCTTGGAGGACATGCGGCAATTTCAAGAGGTTCTGGAGGGTGA
- a CDS encoding ferric iron reductase gives MPPHTSGRHDCFGAEPNTHIAYETGVATCAFDDEELTSLFTIAYRPIEFDPANTYVLSSLVEAPLPGMRSRLMTMLGGGRDIAERWLERYLACSLLPIVRAAGEKGIHFEAHLQNTLVTLKDGLPVDFIVRDLEGVSVDEELIREQDRGASDLLFYSRENAWARTSYYFIVNHLGL, from the coding sequence ATGCCTCCACATACGTCAGGCAGGCATGACTGCTTCGGTGCTGAACCGAATACGCATATTGCGTATGAGACGGGTGTAGCGACTTGTGCTTTTGATGATGAAGAGTTGACCAGCCTGTTTACGATCGCCTATCGGCCCATAGAGTTTGACCCTGCGAATACGTATGTACTATCCAGTCTAGTTGAGGCACCGCTTCCCGGGATGCGCTCCAGGCTGATGACGATGCTGGGCGGTGGACGTGACATTGCTGAACGTTGGCTGGAACGTTATCTGGCATGTTCACTGCTTCCGATTGTCAGGGCGGCGGGAGAGAAAGGCATTCATTTTGAAGCGCATCTACAGAATACCCTTGTGACCTTGAAGGATGGGTTGCCAGTGGATTTTATCGTTCGCGACCTGGAAGGGGTCAGTGTGGATGAGGAACTTATCCGTGAGCAGGATCGCGGTGCGTCGGATTTGTTATTTTATTCGCGAGAGAACGCCTGGGCGAGGACATCGTACTATTTTATCGTCAATCATCTGGGTCTCTGA